In a single window of the Chondrocystis sp. NIES-4102 genome:
- a CDS encoding CAB/ELIP/HLIP superfamily protein, giving the protein MDKQEGKFGFTDFAEIWNGRLAMIGFVSAILLELNTGHGVLAQFGLM; this is encoded by the coding sequence ATGGATAAACAAGAAGGTAAATTTGGGTTTACAGATTTTGCGGAAATTTGGAACGGACGTTTAGCAATGATTGGCTTTGTCAGTGCGATTTTGCTAGAACTGAATACTGGGCATGGAGTTTTGGCTCAGTTTGGTCTAATGTAA